In one window of Henckelia pumila isolate YLH828 chromosome 1, ASM3356847v2, whole genome shotgun sequence DNA:
- the LOC140877238 gene encoding AT-hook motif nuclear-localized protein 10, with product MSETTAMSNREQFTGASTLYPGAVQSSVASQPQLDHDMRMGYTTEGMAATYRPMASPPPPFQSISAGSTKHAMNSSAGEQKRKRGRPRKYGVDGGVASGQQPIDVAMQQSQTFSPQAAPPPMLQQDSQLPMGGSASPTSKKARGRPPGSKNKKQRVEALGSTGIGFVPHVINVMAGEDVSSKIMAFSQNGPRAVCILSCSGVISDVTLHQAATSGGTATYQGRFDILSLSGSFLLSEISGQKSRIGGLSVTLSGSDGRVFGGCVAGLLIAGSPVQVIVGSFLADGRKEPKSANHMESLFALPKANLGGASGANSSPSRGTLSESSGGPASPLNLSSGGCNINNSLQGISGMPWK from the exons ATGTCTGAAACTACCGCGATGTCGAACCGTGAGCAGTTCACCGGAGCTTCCACTCTCTATCCGGGCGCGGTGCAGTCTTCGGTGGCTTCACAGCCACAGCTGGATCATGACATGCGCATGGGCTACACAACCGAAGGCATGGCCGCCACTTACAGGCCAATGGCATCGCCACCGCCGCCGTTCCAGTCCATCTCTGCCGGCTCCACGAAGCACGCTATGAACTCGAGTGCCGGTGAGCAGAAACGCAAGAGAGGGAGGCCCAGGAAGTATGGGGTTGATGGCGGCGTGGCTTCTGGACAGCAGCCCATTGATGTCGCGATGCAACAGTCACAGACGTTCTCTCCACAGGCGGCGCCTCCACCAATGCTGCAGCAGGATTCCCAGCTACCAATGGGTGGATCGGCTTCTCCCACGTCCAAGAAGGCCAGAGGCAGACCTCCTGGTTCCAAAAACAAGAAGCAACGAGTCGAAGCtttag GTTCGACTGGTATTGGATTTGTACCTCATGTTATCAACGTAATGGCTGGAGAG GATGTATCTTCAAAAATAATGGCATTTTCTCAGAATGGTCCAAGGGCCGTTTGCATCTTATCTTGCAGTGGTGTAATATCAGACGTGACTCTCCATCAAGCTGCAACATCTGGTGGAACTGCAACTTATCAG GGGCGATTTGATATATTGTCCCTATCTGGCTCGTTTCTGCTGTCAGAAATCTCTGGCCAGAAAAGCAGAATTGGTGGATTAAGTGTCACGTTATCTGGATCTGATGGAAGGGTTTTCGGTGGCTGTGTAGCTGGTTTGCTTATTGCCGGTTCCCCTGTGCAG GTAATAGTTGGAAGTTTTCTCGCAGATGGTCGAAAGGAACCGAAATCTGCAAATCACATGGAGTCTTTATTTGCTCTGCCAAAAGCTAACTTGGGTGGTGCTTCAGGTGCCAACAGCTCACCATCTCGAGGAACCCTCAGCGAATCCTCTGGGGGGCCTGCAAGTCCTCTCAATCTGAGTTCAGGAGGCTGTAACATAAATAATAGCCTCCAAGGCATATCGGGGATGCCATGGAAATGA